A single genomic interval of Hemibagrus wyckioides isolate EC202008001 linkage group LG13, SWU_Hwy_1.0, whole genome shotgun sequence harbors:
- the si:ch211-152f22.4 gene encoding E3 SUMO-protein ligase ZBED1 has translation MVVRFCKNKSETVTSNISVLTTDISINSHRRCSGVETAKLGHNTKTQNSLWNMNMWRIPVAPTGTRPFQAERRNHPYMNKKLPFKRVYKGHTFTKAEGGGRQLRDHGWKRNKHEVRPDIKQPHMRLEEENSDLKKHLLEMIVTNLQTPRLVEEYGFRHFMNALNPSVDVALSTSAIRKELEIMYVYTKRKVKDAVKNAKDPVLSAELWISSKEESYLTVRCHFIDKKWELKSYTLATAQLLGEHTPENVHRQLWRITTEWEMTEKIQVVVINVDGMKKVRQNPNWTYIPCFSHTLNKVILEVVETFDWKYLLKRCRHIVQFFHQENEASWRSHLTQSSCVDWLSTLKMVENICKQWPRFSQVSSYKRAENLWLNENERNLLENIMKALTVVKDDTERIGTRGYIPVSNIIPLLDKLQLSLQRLIQQENKVALRLSERCNHHFGNINQNIWFIVSTAMDPRFKSSALKTNGLEKVKTKFKEELCKQANVGTSNNYQRNISCKMDYEDLFLQYATEGDVSASQSPLQYWEATNKSKDLSTFAHKYLSVISTAIPIERMMHEEKSQTLFNRRKCLELEDINMMLFLNGNYKKI, from the exons ATGGTTGTTCGTTTCtgcaaaaataaaagtgaaactgTAACATCAAACATTTCTGTACTGACAACAGACATCAGCATTAACTCACACAGACGTTGTTCCGGAGTAGAGACAGCAAAGCTTGGACATAACACAAAAACCCAAAACAGTTTGTGGAACATGAATATGTGGAGAATTCCTGTCG CACCAACAGGGACACGCCCTTTCCAAGCAGAGAGGAGAAATCATCCGTATATGAACAAAAAGCTGCCCTTTAAACGTGtgtacaaaggccacaccttcacGAAAGCAG AAGGTGGAGGTAGACAATTACGTGATCATGGCTggaagagaaataaacatgaaGTACGACCAGATATTAAACAACCACATATGCGCTTAG aagaagaaaattCTGATTTGAAGAAACACCTTCTAGAGATGATTGTTACAAATCTGCAGACACCAAGACTTGTTGAAGAATACGGATTCCGCCATTTCATGAATGCCTTAAATCCCAGTGTTGATGTTGCACTAAGTACCTCTGCAATAAGAAAAGAACTGGAGATTATGTATGTTTACACAAAGAGGAAAGTGAAGGATGCAGTAAAAAATGCCAAAGACCCAGTGCTCTCTGCTGAACTGTGGATCTCAAGCAAAGAAGAGTCCTATCTGACAGTAAGATGTCACTTTATTGATAAAAAGTGGGAACTGAAATCCTACACACTGGCTACGGCTCAGCTTCTCGGCGAACACACGCCAGAAAATGTTCATCGTCAGCTTTGGAGAATTACAACAGAATGGGAGATGACAGAGAAAATTCAGGTGGTGGTCATCAATGTTGATGGAATGAAAAAGGTTCGTCAAAATCCAAACTGGACATATATACCTTGCTTCAGTCATACTCTTAACAAAGTCATCCTAGAAGTTGTAGAAACTTTTGATTGGAAATATCTGCTGAAGAGATGCCGCCATATTGTTCAGTTTTTCCACCAGGAAAATGAAGCATCATGGAGATCCCATTTGACCCAGTCTTCTTGTGTTGACTGGCTTTCAACCCTAAAAATGGTGGAAAACATCTGCAAGCAATGGCCGAGATTTTCCCAAGTCTCCAGTTACAAACGTGCAGAAAATCTTTGGCtcaatgaaaatgaaaggaacTTGCTGGAAAATATAATGAAGGCGCTCACGGTTGTTAAAGACGACACTGAGAGGATTGGGACACGAGGATACATTCCAGTCTCAAACATCATACCTCTGCTTGACAAGCTTCAGTTGAGCCTACAAAGGTTAATACAACAAGAGAACAAGGTAGCCTTGAGGCTCAGTGAGAGATGTAATCACCACTTTGGAAACATCAACCAAAATATCTGGTTCATTGTTAGCACAGCAATGGACCCAAGATTCAAAAGCAGTGCACTCAAGACTAATGGGTTGGAAAAAGTCAAAACTAAGTTCAAAGAAGAATTGTGCAAACAGGCAAATGTTGGGACAAGTAACAATTACCAGCGAAACATTTCCTGCAAGATGGATTATGAAGATTTATTCCTGCAGTATGCTACAGAAGGTGATGTCTCAGCAAGTCAGAGTCCACTTCAGTACTGGGAAGCTACAAACAAGTCTAAGGACTTGTCCACGTTTGCACACAAATACCTCAGTGTGATCTCCACTGCTATTCCAATAGAGCGGATGATGCATGAGGAAAAATCACAGACCCTTTTCAACAGAAGGAAATGCTTAGAGCTGGAAGATATCAACATGATGCTGTTTCTGAATGGTAATTACAAAAAGATATGA
- the LOC131363276 gene encoding T-cell surface antigen CD2-like isoform X1, which yields MKTFRRKMNIDGSVAFLLLCFLMLFTSTDCSTCQRNILEGDSLTFKLTDGPLKEDDKFTIKKDNKLLVRKRNIKQNERWILKNTSLELQHVKLSDSGNYTVDVFDGNGKNLKSYTETVCVYVKIPKPRVNVTCQDENVNFICEIEDTKDLSFSWYKNGKDFKNNTFKVLRNVETDKSKYTCTAENPVHNNTSDPVEAACLKPNVNNKIFGFDRGIMVGILAGGGAFILLVMIVLVTVACRSRKRHARQQQDKEKFGLYTIICSSPGDRNLNQTTRDQPTSPEIYNNVSAKEVAQVPCLTKSRSGNQKHALPPPLSIDEEEEQPKPLPQPRKKAQVRKCEGLL from the exons ATGAAAACTTTTAGAAGAAAGATGAACATCGATGGCAGTGTTGCATTTCTGTTGCTGTGTTTTCTGATGCTATTTACTTCAACAG ACTGTAGCACATGTCAGAGAAATATATTAGAAGGAGACAGTCTCACCTTTAAACTGACTGACGGGCCACTTAAGGAAGATGATAAATTCACTattaaaaaagacaataaactGTTAGTCCGCAAACGGAATATCAAACAAAATGAACGATGGATCCTGAAAAATACAAGCCTGGAGCTCCAGCATGTGAAACTGAGTGATTCTGGAAACTACACTGTTGATGTTTTTGATGGGAATGGGAAGAACTTAAAATCATACACAGAAACCGTCTGTGTTTATG TGAAAATCCCAAAGCCGAGAGTGAATGTTACATGTCAGGATGAGAATGTTAACTTCATATGTGAAATTGAGGACACTAAAGATCTATCTTTCAGCTGGTACAAAAATGGAAAAGATTTCAAGAATAATACATTCAAAGTCTTAAGAAATGTTGAGACAGACAAATCAAAGTATACATGTACTGCAGAGAATCCAGTTCATAATAATACAAGTGATCCAGTGGAAGCAGCAT GTCTTAAGCCCaatgtgaataataaaatatttggctTTGATCGTGGGATTATGGTGGGCATCTTAGCTGGTGGAGGAGCTTTTATACTGCTAGTGATGATTGTGCTGGTGACTGTTGCCTGCCGTTCCCGTAAACGCCATGCGAGACAACAGCAAG ATAAAGAAAAGTTCGGACTGTACACCATCATCTGTTCATCTCCTGGTGATCGAAATTTAAACCAAACAACAAGAGATCAGCCAACATCTCCGGAAATCTATAATAATGTTTCTGCCAAAGAAGTAGCTCAAGTCCCATGTTTGACCAAATCTAGATCCGGAAACCAGAAACATGCTTTGCCTCCACCACTTTCAatagatgaggaggaggaacaaCCTAAACCACTACCCCAGCCTAGGAAAAAGGCACAGGTCAGAAAGTGTGAAGGTCTGTTGTGA
- the LOC131363276 gene encoding T-cell surface antigen CD2-like isoform X2, translating into MKTFRRKMNIDGSVAFLLLCFLMLFTSTDCSTCQRNILEGDSLTFKLTDGPLKEDDKFTIKKDNKLLVRKRNIKQNERWILKNTSLELQHVKLSDSGNYTVDVFDGNGKNLKSYTETVCVYVKIPKPRVNVTCQDENVNFICEIEDTKDLSFSWYKNGKDFKNNTFKVLRNVETDKSKYTCTAENPVHNNTSDPVEAASGGGAFILLVMIVLVTVACRSRKRHARQQQDKEKFGLYTIICSSPGDRNLNQTTRDQPTSPEIYNNVSAKEVAQVPCLTKSRSGNQKHALPPPLSIDEEEEQPKPLPQPRKKAQVRKCEGLL; encoded by the exons ATGAAAACTTTTAGAAGAAAGATGAACATCGATGGCAGTGTTGCATTTCTGTTGCTGTGTTTTCTGATGCTATTTACTTCAACAG ACTGTAGCACATGTCAGAGAAATATATTAGAAGGAGACAGTCTCACCTTTAAACTGACTGACGGGCCACTTAAGGAAGATGATAAATTCACTattaaaaaagacaataaactGTTAGTCCGCAAACGGAATATCAAACAAAATGAACGATGGATCCTGAAAAATACAAGCCTGGAGCTCCAGCATGTGAAACTGAGTGATTCTGGAAACTACACTGTTGATGTTTTTGATGGGAATGGGAAGAACTTAAAATCATACACAGAAACCGTCTGTGTTTATG TGAAAATCCCAAAGCCGAGAGTGAATGTTACATGTCAGGATGAGAATGTTAACTTCATATGTGAAATTGAGGACACTAAAGATCTATCTTTCAGCTGGTACAAAAATGGAAAAGATTTCAAGAATAATACATTCAAAGTCTTAAGAAATGTTGAGACAGACAAATCAAAGTATACATGTACTGCAGAGAATCCAGTTCATAATAATACAAGTGATCCAGTGGAAGCAGCAT CTGGTGGAGGAGCTTTTATACTGCTAGTGATGATTGTGCTGGTGACTGTTGCCTGCCGTTCCCGTAAACGCCATGCGAGACAACAGCAAG ATAAAGAAAAGTTCGGACTGTACACCATCATCTGTTCATCTCCTGGTGATCGAAATTTAAACCAAACAACAAGAGATCAGCCAACATCTCCGGAAATCTATAATAATGTTTCTGCCAAAGAAGTAGCTCAAGTCCCATGTTTGACCAAATCTAGATCCGGAAACCAGAAACATGCTTTGCCTCCACCACTTTCAatagatgaggaggaggaacaaCCTAAACCACTACCCCAGCCTAGGAAAAAGGCACAGGTCAGAAAGTGTGAAGGTCTGTTGTGA